Within the Myxococcus virescens genome, the region CACTCCACCTGTTGCTATGCCTCATGGATGACAACCTCCCTTGGTCAGGGAGCGTCCTAGCAACCGGCGCAAATCCCGTGCAAACGGCTCTGCACGGAATCTGTAATTTTCCACCACAACTCAGCGCGTCAAACGTATCCACCGGCACACCTGCCCCCCTGTGAGACACGCGCGCGAAGTTCCCGGTGCTCGCCATCGACGCATGAGTGCGATACGCCCCACACGTTGCGCCCCACCCAGGGAGCGCGCTGGGGAGAGCGACGCACGATGACGAAGAAGACAGCGCTGGCCCGACGTGAGGCCCTGCTCGCGTTGGCCGCGGTCCTTGCCAGCGGATGCGCCACGAGCGCCCCCTCCCCCACGCCCGCACCGCCTTCCGGCACGGTGCGCCTGACGCTCCTTCACCTGGCGGACGTCTACCAGGTCCAGGCCGTCGAGGAAGGAAGGGGGGGCATGGCCCGCGCCGCCACGCTGCGCAAGCAGGTGCTTCGCGAGAGCCCCCACGTCCTGACGCTGATGGGGGGCGACACGCTGTCTCCGTCCGTGGAGTCGCTGGTGGAGGTGGACGGCAAGGCGCTCAAGGGCCGGCACATGGTGGACGCGTGGAATGCGTTCGGCCTGGACTACGCGGTGCTGGGCAACCACGAGTTCGACTTCGGCGACGATGTCCTGCGTGAGCGCATCCGCGAGTCCCGCTTCACGTGGCTCGGGGCCAACGTGCGGGACACGAAGTCCGGGGGCCTCTTCGCGGGGGTCCAGGCCTCCGCGATTCGGGAGTTGGGCGGCATCAAGCTGGGCCTCTTCGGCGTGGTGCTCCAGGAGACAAAGGCCACCACGAAGGCCGGCAAGGACACGCTCTTCGGAGACGTCTGCGAGGCGGCCCGGGGCGAGGTGGCGAAGCTGCGCGAGGCCGGCGCCCAGGTGGTGGTGGCCCTCACCCACCTGACGGCGGACCAGGACCGGGCGCTCACCCGCTGCGTCAAGGTGGACGCGGTGCTCGGGGGGCATGACCACGAGGCGCTGGAGGACCGCAGCACGGGCACGCCCATCTTCAAGGTGGCGGCGGACGCGGTGGACCTGGGCCGGCTCACGCTGGACGTGGACGCGGCGACGGCCGCGGTGCGCCAGGTGACGTGGCAGACGCTGCCGGTGACGCGGCAGGTGCCGGAGGACGCGGCCTTCAACGCGGCCATGCAGCCCTATGCCGCGCTGTTCAACCAGTTGTCCGAGCACGTGGGCCGCTCCCCCGTGGCCCTGGAGGCGCGGGCCGCGCTGGTGCGCACCCAGGAGACGAACCTGGGCTCGTTCGTCGCGGATGCGTTCCGCGCGGCGGCCAGGGCGGACGTGGCGCTGGTCAACGCCGGGGCGCTGCGCGCGGACGCGCTGCTGCCCGCGGGTGGTGTCACCCGGCGGGACTTGCACGCCATCCTGCCGTACGCGGATGAGCTGGTGGTGCTGGAGGTGAAGGGGGACACGCTGCGCGCGGCGCTGGAGAACGGCGTCAGCCTCAGCCGCGAGGACTCACGGCCGGGCCGCTTTCCGCAGGTATCCGGGCTGGAGTTCACCTTCGATTCGGACCGGCCCGCCGGCCAGCGGGTGCTGGGCGTGAAGGTGGGCGGAAGGCCGTTGGACAAGGCAGCCACGTACCGGCTGGCAACGCTGAGCTTCCTCGCCAGCGGCAAGGACGGCTACGACATGCTGCGGAACCAGCCGTCCACGCCGGCCAGGGTGACGGGGAACTCGCCCCTGGACGTGCTGGCGGAGGCGTTCCGCACCGGTACGCCGTCGCCGCATGCCCAGGCGGATGGCCGTATCTCCCGGCGCGGCACGGGCGCCCTGGCCCCCGACGCGCGTCAGCCGCCCGCGCCGCTGAAGTAGGACGGGGCGCGGCGCTCAAGGCGCCGTCCAGCCTCGCACGCGATACACCACACGCCCCGCCAGCTCACGCAGGGCGTCGGTGCTCAGGTTGAGGGCCCCAGACCTCGGCAACCAGCTCATGCGCCGCAGCGGCGTGTTCGACGCCCGCGAGTCCACCGGCAACAGGTCCGGACGCAGCCCCACCGCCGCGAAGCAACCCGCGGCGCGCGGCATGTGCGCGGCGCTCGTCACCAGCAGCAGGGACTTCCACCCTCGCGCCTGGATGATGCGCGCGGACTCCACCGCGTTCTCCCGTGTATTGCGGCTGCGCCCTTCCGTGACGATGCGCTCCCGCGGAATCCCCCACTGCTGGAGCTGCCGGAGCAGCACGTCTGCCTCCACCACCGCCTCGGGCCTCGGGTCCAGCGAACCGCCGGAGATGAGCACCTGCCGAGCCCGGCCCTCGCGCAGCAGCTCGAAGCCCCGCAGCACCCGCTCCGCCGCCGCGTTGTACTCCGGCACGCCGGTGCGCTCCGTGGCGGCTGGATCCAACCCGCCGCCCAGGACGATGACGGCGTCATACGTGGCCCCCGGTTGGAAGGACCGCACCGCCCCCGCCTCCGTCGCCCGCATCAGCCCCATGGCCACCGGCTCGATGGAGAAGGCGTACAGCACCACGCCGCCCAGCACACTCAGCACGCGCGACAGCCGCTCACGTCGCCGCCGCAGCCCCCAGGCCACCAGCCACAGCAGCAGCGCCCAGGAGAGCGGCGCCAGCAGCAGGTCCAGCACCTTCGACAGGAAGAGGAACACGGCGCGCGGCGCCTTTCAGCGCTCGCCCCAGTGGAGCTTCTGCCGGAGGATGGAGAAGTAGGCCACCTTCGGGTTGCGCACCAGGTTCACCCGGTTGGGCGAGCGCACCACCTCGATGCAGTCCCCACCCTGGAGCCCGTGGCCCGTCTGCCCGTCGATGGTCAGGTACGTGTCCGCCGTCTCACTGCGCAGCGTCACCCGGATGGTCCGGTCCGCCGGCACGACGATGGAGCGCTGCGTGAGGGCGTGCGAACAAATGGGCGACAGCACCGTGCAGTCCACCGACGGGTGGACGATGGGCCCCCCCGCCGACAGCGAGTACGCCGTGGAGCCGGTGGGCGTGGCCAGGATGACGCCGTCCGACTTGTAGGTCGTGATGGGGACCCCGTCGATGGACGTCTCGTGGTCGGCGATGCGCGCCAGCGCGCCCTTGTTGATGACCACGTCGTTGAGGACCTCGTCCTCGATGAGCACCCTGCCCCCGCGCAGCAGGCGGCAGGTGAGCTTCATCCGGGAGTCCACCTGGAAGCGCCCCGCGAGCACCTGCTCCAGCATGGGGTACAGCTCTTCCACCGGGACTTCCGTCATGAAGCCCAGGCTGCCCAGGTTGACGCCCAGAATCGGAACCCCGCGGCCACCGAGCAGGCGCGCCGCGTAGATGAGCGTGCCGTCACCGCCCAGCACCACCATCAGGTCCGCCCGGGTCACCAGCTCCCGGTCATCCACCCGCGGCCAGCCCAGCTCATGGGCCAGCGTGCGGTCCGCCAGCACCGACAGGTGGGGGTACCGCTCACGGATTTGAGCCGCGAGCGCTACCGCCTCGGGCTTGTCCCTCTTCGCGACGATTGCCAGGGTCTGCACGCAAACCCGCCTTTGTAGTCCAGGAGGGCCCCGGGCGCGCATGGGAAACGCCCGGGTGCCCGCCGGCCGACACACGTCAGGACGCGGCTTCCAGCGCCTCGCCGTCGTCCTGGGAGACCACGCGGGGCTTCATGGACCGGCCGGCCACCTCGTACTGCTTGAGCAGGCGACGGAAGTTGGAGCGGTCCACGCCCGCCGCGCGCGCGGCGCTGGAGACGTTCTGGTTGTTCTTCTCCAGCAGCGCGGACAGGTAGCGGCGCTCGAAGGCACGCATCGCCAGGCGCTTGGCCTGGGCGTACGGCAGGTGTGCCAGGCTGAACACCTCCACCGTGGAGTCCGGCTGCGGCGCGGACTGGAAGCCCGGCGGCAGGTCCTCCACGTCGATGACCTCGTTGCCCGTCAGCACCACCGCGCGCTCGATGACGTTCTCCAGCTCACGCACGTTGCCCGTCCACCGGTTGCAGGTGAGGGCTTCCATGGCGCGCGGGGAGATGCCCGTCACCTTCTTGTCCGCCTTGGAGGCGTAGAGCTTGAGGAAGTGGTGCGCCAGCAGGGGCACGTCCTCGGGCCGGTCACGCAGGGGCGGCAGGTCGATGGTGATGACGTTGAGGCGGTAGAAGAGGTCCTCGCGGAACTTGCCCTGCTCCTTGGCGCGGGACAGGTCCACGTGGGTGGCGGCGATGACGCGCACGTCCACCTTCACCGGCTCGTTGGCGCCCACGCGCTTGACTTCACCCTCCTGGAGCACGCGCAGCAGACGTACCTGGGTGGCCGGGGGCACGTCGCCAATTTCGTCCAGGAAGATGGTGCCGCCGTCGGCCGCCTCGAAGAGGCCCTTCTTGTTGCCGGTGGCGCCGGTGAAGCTGCCCTTCACGTGACCGAAGAGCTCGCTCTCCAGCAGCGTCTCCGTCAGCGCCGAACAGTTGACCGCCACGAAGGGCTTGTCCTTGCGCGCGCTGCGGTAGTGGATGGCGCGGGCCACCAGCTCCTTGCCGGTGCCGCTCTCCCCCTGGATGAGCACCGTGGCGGTGGAGTGGCTCACCGTCTCCACCAGCTTGAAGACGGAGCGCATCTGCGTGGACTGGCCGATGAGGTCCTCGAACTGGCTGCGGACCGTGAGGGCCTCCTCCAGCGCGCGGGTGCGGTCCTTGAGCGCCTTGCGCTCGGCCGCCTTGGCCACCGTGAGGCTGACCTCGTCGATGTTCTCGAAGGGCTTGGTGAGGTAGTCGTACGCCCCCGCCTTCACCGCCTCCACCGCCGTCTCCACGGTGGCGAAGGCCGTCATCATGATGACCTCCACATCCGGGCGGTCGGCCTTGATGCCGCGCAGCAGGTCCATGCCGGACAGGTTGGGCATCTTGATGTCGAGGACGACCACGTCGATGGTCGGATCCTTCGCGGCCGCCAGGCCCTCCACCGCGTCGTCAATGGCCACCACCGGGTGGCCCTCGCGCTGGAGAATCTGCGTCACGGCCTTGAGGACGACGGAGTCGTCATCCACGACGAGGACTTTGGCGCGCTTGACTTGGTTCACGGCAACCTCTCGAGCTGCAGGGGGATGGGCAGAAAAACGGTGAAGCAGGAGCCTTCGCCGACCTGGGTGTCCACGTGGAAGCTGCCCCCATGGTCCTGGACGATGCGGTAGGCAATGGAGAGCCCCAGGCCGGTGCCTTCACCCGGGGCCTTGGTGGTGAACGACGGCTCGAAGATGCGAGGCAGGTACTTCTCCTCGATACCCGTGCCGGTGTCCGTCACCGCGAAGAAGCAGCGGTCGCCTTCGCGACCCGTCACCAGCTTCAGCTTGCCCTCACGCGTGGGCAGCGACTGGAGACCGTTCTGGAGCAGGTTGAGCACCACCTGCGCGAGCTGACCGGGGTCGCCGTACACCTTCGGCAGGCCGTCCGCGAGCCCCAGCGTCAGCTCCACCGTGGGCATGGACTTGAGCTGCGCGCGGAACAGCACCGCCGCGTCCTCCACGCACTTGGACAAGTCGAAGGGCCGCCGGTCCTCCACGCGGCTGTGGCGGCTGAACTTGAGGAGGCTCTCCACGATGCGCTTGCAGCGCAGCGCGCTCTCCTCGATGAGGCCCAGCGACTCCAGGTCCGCCTCGCTGCGGCCCGCGTCGCGCGACATCAACTGCGCGAAGGCGAGGATGCCGCCCAGCGGGTTGTTGATTTCGTGCGCCACCCCGCCGGCGAGCTGGCCCACTGCGGCCATCTTCTCCGTCTCGATGAGCCGCCGCGTCATCGACTGCTCCTCGGTGACGTCCCGGTAGGTGCAGACGACGCGCTCATCCCCCGTCATGGGGTAGGCGGCCACCACGAAGGTGCGCCCGCCCTGGCGGACCTCACCGCGCGCGCCCTTGCCGCTCTCCACCGCCGCCGGCAGCGGGCAGCCCGTGCACGGCTCGTTGCGGCCGAAGAGGTAGCGGTAGCACGTGGTGTCGGAGGGAATCTCCTCGATGGAGCGCCCCGCCACGTCCGCGTACGCCAGGTTCGCCCGCCGCACCGCGAAGTCCCGCGCGCGCACCACGCACAGCGGCGTCTCCATGCAGTCGAAGGACAGCTCCCACTCGCGCTTGGCCTGGCTCAGCATGCGCGTGCGCTGGGCGACGCGCTCCTCCAGGTCCGCGTTGAGCAGCTTCAGTTCCGCGTTCTGCGCCTGCGTCACCGTGTAGAGCCGCTCGTTCTCCGCCTGGAGCGCGTACTGCTCGAAGGCGCTCTTCACCGTCAGCACCAGGTGGCTGTCGTTCCAGGGCTTGGAGATGAAGCGGAAGATCTCCGACCGGTTGATGGCCTCTTCGATGGCCTGCTGGTCCGCCTGGCCCGTCAGCATGATGCGCTGGGCCCGCGGCTCCTGCTGCTTCACCCGGGTAAGGAAATCGACGCCATTCATCCCCGGCATGCGGAAATCGGAGATGACCACCTCGGGGTGGAAGGCCTCCACCGCCCGCAGGCCCTGCTCGGCGTCCGTCGCCGTCTCGATGTCCCAGTCGCCGCGGCGCAGCACCCGGCGGATGGACTTGAGGATGTTCTCCTCGTCATCCACCAGGAGCAGCCGCCCGCGTGGCGACTCGGCCTGCTGACCGTGGACATATGCGGCTTGAGAACCCATGAATTGTTTCCGCCCCTAGACAAATGCAATGGCCCTGCCAGCAGAAACTCCCTGCCCAACAGTCTGGAATCACGGGCCTTGACATTTCCATGGCGCAAAAAAACACCGGGTCTAATTAGACCCATCCCCACCAAATGGGTCAATACAGACCCCGGGTCTTTGACCCGGGCTAGGTTCCGAGCGGACCGACCGGGAGCTGGGGATGTAGGCAGATGCGATCCCTGCCGTCCCGTTTGGCCTGGTAGAGGGCCTCGTCGGCCGTCAGGAGCAGCTGCTCCGGGGTGAGGACGGTGCGGTGGGGGAAGCTGGAAACCCCCAATGACGCGGTGACTTGCAGGCTGTCCGACACCTCCAGCCGCAGGGCGCGCAGCTCGCGGCGGACGCGCTCGGCGACGGTGAGCGCCCCGGTGAGGTGGGTGCGGGGCAGCAGCACCGCGAACTCCTCGCCGCCATAGCGGGCCACCAGGTCCGTCTCGCGCACGCCCCGGGTGAGCGCGGCGGCCACCTCGCGCAGCACGCCGTCGCCCGCGGAGTGGCCGTACTTGTCGTTGATTTCCTTGAAGAAATCCAAGTCCAGCAGGATGAGCGACAGGGAGTCGTCATAACGCTGGGCACGGCGGAACTCCTCCCTCAGCCGCTCCTGGAAATGGCGGTGGTTGTGGAGGCCCGTGAGGCCGTCCGTCGACGACAGCCGCTGGAGCTCGCTCACCTGGGCGGCGAGCGACTCCATCCGGGCCTTCGCGGCCAGGGCGCGATGCACCCGGGCCACCAGTTCATCCGGCGACCATGGGTCCAATACGACCTCAGCCCCCCGGCGCAGGGCCTCCAGCCAGAGGCCTCTGGGCTCGGGTGGCGCCACGAGCACCACGGGGGGCCCTACCGGGCCTTCCTCGGGTATCAGGCGTTCGAGCAACCCCACGCTGGCCTGGGCGTCCTCGCCCGGGCAGAGCACCACCAGCGATACCTCCCGCGCCAACCTCGGCACCTCCGGGCCGTGGGCGGTGATTCGGAGGGCGAAATCCTCCGGGCCCAGCGCACGGGCCAACCGAGGCAACGTCGACTGCGAGTCGTCCACTACCAGCAGGGTGAAAGGCCTGGAGTTCACAGTGTCCCCGCAAAATGGTGATTTCACGGTATCATAGGCGTGCGACGATATGCGACCCCTGCCATTGGATAAAAACCGGATTCTCTGCTAGCGAGCCGCCAACTTCGCAGGTCCGCCCGCCGAGGTCCCTCGTGGCCCAATACCCAAGCATCAGCCTGTTCTTCCCCGCCTGGAACGAAGAGGACTACGTCGAGCGCGCCGTCAGCCGGGCGCTGGAGGTCCTCCCCGCCCTGACGGACGACTTCGAAATCATCGTCGTCAACGACGCGTCCACGGACCGCACCCGTGAGGTCTGCGAGGCGCTGGCCCTGAAGGTTCCCCAACTGCGTGTCATCCACCACCCCGTGAATCTGAAGCTGGGTGGCGCCATGCGCACCGGGCTGGCGGCCTCGACGAAGGACATCGTCGTGTACTCCGATGTGGACCTGCCCTGGGACATGCGCGAGCTGGAGCGGGCGCTGCACCTGATGTCGTACCTGGAGGCGGACATGATTTGCGCCTTCCGGTTCGACCGCACGAGCGAGGGCCCCAAGCGCATCATCTACTCGTTCGTCTACAACATGCTCATCCGGTCGCTGTTCGACATCCAGATCAAGGACGTCAACTTCAGCTTCAAGGTGATGCACCGGCGCGTGCTGGAGGCCATGGAGCTGCACAGCCAGGGCTCGTTCATCGACGCGGAGCTGGTGGTGAAGGCCATCCGCCAGGGCTTCCGCGTGTTCCAGATGGGCGTGGACTACTTCCCTCGCACGCGCGGCGTGTCCACGCTGGCCTCGCCCTCCGTCATCACGAAGATGGTGCGGGAGCTGGTGAAGCTCTATCCGAAGATGCGCGCGCCGCAGCCGCCAGTGCACCCGGTGCGCTTGCCGCCTTCCGTGCAGCAGCTCCACGCGGTGCCGCCGGGCCGCACGGCGCGAGGCTGAGCCCCGCATGACGCGCCCCCTCACGCGACTGGTGGTGAACGCGGACGACCTGGGGCTCCATGCCTCGCTGGACGCGGGCATCCTCCGCGCGCACCGAGATGGCATCGTCACCAGCGCCACGCTGCTGGCCACGGGCCCCACCGCGCCCGAGGCCGCCGCCCGCGCGAAGGAGGCACGGCTCGCGGTGGGCCTCCACCTGGCGCTCTCCACGCGGCTGCCTCCCGCGGCGCCCGCGCACGAGGTGCCCACGGTAGCACCGGAGGGCCGGCTGCGTGGCAGCTGGGCCGACTTCGCCCGTGCCTGGCTCACCGGACAGGTTCGCCGGGACGAGCTGGCGCGCGAGCTCTCCGCGCAGCTTCAACGGGCCCGCGCCCTGGGCGTGACGGTGGACCACCTGGACGGGCACCAGCACCTGCACCTGCTGCCCGGTGTACGTCCCCTGGTGGAGTCCCTGGCCGCGCGCGAAGGGCTGCCCCTGCGCTGGCCGGACGCCCTGCCTCGCCCGCGCTGGCTGAAGGCGCCGGGCCCCGCGCTGAAGGCCACGGTGCTGGCCGTGCTCGCGCGCGCCGCGCCTCGGGCCCCCAAGGGCGTGCGCCGGGTGAGCGCGGGCGGCGTCTTCGAAGCGGGGATGTTGGACGAGGCCGCCCTGCTCGCGGTGGTGGACACGCTGCCCGCGGGCGACTTCGAGCTGGGCTGTCACCCGGGTGAAGGCACGCCGCACGTCCCCGAGGACCCGGCGTGGCGCTACGGCTGGCAGGCGGAGCTGGCCGCACTGACCAGCACGCGCGTGAAGGCGCGGCTGCACGAGCGCGGCATCGAGCTTCACAGCTACGGAACGCTGTTCTCCGCCACGTAGAGGACGTGCGGCGTGGTGTAGCCCTGCCCCAGGTCCACCACGTCGCGCACCGCGAAGCCCGCGTCCTTCAGGTAGCGCGTCATCTCGGCTCGAGGCTTCAGCGCCATGCCGCCGCTGGCCTTCGTGCGGCCCAGCAGCGACACCATCACCCACTCCTGCGCCAGCGCCTTGCGGTGCTTCCAGGAGCCGTCACCCTCCACCTCCTTGAGCAGCAGCCGCCCGCCGGGCTTCAGCAGGCCCCGCACGGTGGAGAGGAAGCCGGCCCACTTCGACTCCGGCAGCAGGTACAGCACGTCGCACACCACCGCCGCGTCGAAGCGCCCAAGAGCCCCTCGGGCCAGGGTCTCCTCCACGGTGCCTTCCTCGACGCGCACGTTGGGTTGGCCCGCGAGCGCTCGCCGTGCCCAGGCCACCTTGCGCGAGTCCGGGTCCACGCCGTGCACGGTGCGGCCCGGGTCCTCCAGGGCCAGCAGCGCGGACAGCAACCCATGCCCGCAGCCGATGTCCGCCACGGCGCCCACGGGCGTGCGCGCGGCCATGGCCAGCAGCGGCGCGGAGAAGGCCCGCGCGTGGACGTGGAAGCGCTCTGCGACGGGCAGCCCGTCGTAGCGAAGGAGGGCCTGTTCGAGGAGGTCGCTCATGAGACGTAGTAGTCCGCGCCGAAGGCCCACGAGAGGACGAGCAGCGACGCGGCGCCCACCGCCAGCGCCCCGCGCAGCAGCAGCGGCCGTTCGCGCAGGAGCATCGCCGCGGTGAGAAAGACGGGGAAGGCGGACAGCAGGTAGCGCCCCATGCCCATGAAGTCCTTGGTGGACCACGCGGGCAACCCGACGATGGCCAGCACGTAGACGGCGTAGCCCCACCCCAGCAGCTTGCGCGTGGGCCACACCAGCGCTAGCGCCAGCAACGTAAAGAAGGCGTGCGCGGCCAGCCGGAAGGCCTCGCGCTTGTCCTGCGGCGCCAGCACGACGCGCTCGAACCAGCTCACCTTCAGCCACGTGTGCCAGCCCGGAATCTGCTCCCAGCCGGGCGAGCCCTGCACCTTCACGAAGGCCACCGGGTCACCGAACTGGTGCCACAGGAAGAGCATGTACGCGCCGAAGCCCAGGCCCGACAGCACCGGCAGGAAGTCCACCGCGCTCCACTTCTCGCCGCGCGCGTGCTTCCACTCCAGGCGGCGCACCAGCAGGCCCAGCACCACCGCGGGCGCCACGGGCCGGGCCGCGGTGGCCACCGCCGCGACGAGGACGGCGGGCCCCAGGTGCCCGCGCTCCAACAGCAGGAAGGCCGCCACCACCAGCAGGACGAACAGCGCGTCCGAATACATGGCGCCGTAGAAGTAGAGCGTGAAGGGGTAGCAGGCCATCAGCAGCCCGGCCTTCAGCGCCGTGTCCTCGTCCGTCAGCTTGCGCGCCCAGACGGTGAAGAGCATCAACGCCAGCGGGCCGCACAGCAGCGTGATGAGCACGCCGGACTGGTACACATTGGGCCCCAGCGACTCCACCGCGCGGATAAGCAGCGGGTACAGCGGGAAGAACGCCACCGAGCTCTGCTGGCCCGGGGTGAACTGGTAGCCCTCCTGGGCAATCCGCATGTACCAGCTGGAATCCCAGGCCACCCAGCCCATGGTGAAGTACTCGTCGAGCCGGACGACGGGGTTGCTCGGGTCCTTGTGGAAGAAGCGCCAGGCCCCGGCGGTGGCGGCGGCGCCACAGGCCACGACGGCCGACAGGACGACGAGGACGATGGTGCGGGACGCGGAGCGGGCCATGGGGCCCGGGAGGCTCGGGCCAGAGACGGCCTCCGGTCAAGCCCGGGAGCCGCTGATACGCAGGACTCCCGGGTGCAATCACTGGAATGACTCAGCGCGGGTAGAACGTCTTGCCCGCCTTCACCATCTCCACCAGGTGCGGCGCGGGGGCGAAACGCTCCCCGAGCTTGTCGTGGTAGTGCTCCAGCTTGCGCAGCACCTCGGCGGGGCCGCGGCTGTCCACGTAGTGGAAGGGACCGCCCAGGAAGGGCGGGAAGCCCAGGCCGAAGATGGCGCCCACGTCGCCGTCACGCGCGCTGCGGAGGATGCCCTCGCCCAGGCAGCGGATGGCCTCGTTGACCATCTGCAGCACCACGCGCTCCGCCATCTCCGCGCGGTCGAAGGAGCGGCGCTCCGTGCCGTGCGGCAGCAGGGCGTAGATGGAGCTGTCCACCTCCTGCTTCTTCCCGTCCTCGTACAGGTAGAAGCCCTTCTGCGTCTTGCGGCCCAGGCGGCCGTCGGCCACCACCTTCTCCAGGGCCTTGGGCGCCGCCATGCGCTTGCCGAAGGCGGCCTCCATGATGGGGCCCACCTTCTGCGCCACGTCGATGCCCACCTCGTCCAAGAGGGTAATCGGGCCCACGGGGAAGCCGAACTCGACCAGCGCCCTGTCCAGCTCCGCGATGTCCGCGCCTTCCGCCAGCAGGTACGCCGCCTCGTTCAGGTACGGGGCGAGGATGCGCGAGGTGTAGAAGCCCGGCCCGTCGTTGACGACGATGACCGTCTTGCCCTGCTTGCGCCCCACCTCCACGCAGGTGGCCGTCACCCAGTCCGCGGTGCCCGCGTGGGTGATGATCTCCAGCAGCGGCATCTTGTGGACCGGGCTGAAGTAATGCATGCCAATGACTTGCGCCGGCCGGCGGCTGCCCTTGGCCAGCTCCGTAATCGGGATGCTGGAGGTGTTGGACGCGAAGATGGTCTGGTCGCCGGTGACGGCCTCCACCTCCGCGATGATGCGGTGCTTGAGCTTGAGGTCCTCGAACACCGCCTCGATGACCAGGTCCGCGGACTTGAAGCCGCTGTAGTCCGTGCCCGCCGTCACCAGGGCCGACTTCGCCGTGGCCTCGCGGCGCGTGAGCGAGCGCCGCTTCACGCGCTCGTCCAGGATGGACTGCACCTGCTTCATGGCCCGGCCCACGCCCGCGTCGTCCTTGTCCTTCACGCGCACGGGCACGCCCTGGAGCACGCTGGTGACATAGGCGATGCCGCCGCCCATCAGCCCGCCGCCCAGCACCGCCACCTTCTTCACCTCGCGCGGCTTCGCGTCGGGGTTGGAGGTGCCGTTCTCCTTCTTCAGCGCCGTGGTGGCGAAGAAGATTTCGACCAGCCGCTTGGAGACGTCCGACACCACCAGCTCGCCAAAGGCCTTCGCTTCCGCCTCCTGGCCCGCCTTGTGCCCGGACTCCAGGCCCACGCGCACGACCTGGAGCGCCTTCTCCGGCGCGGGGAACTTGCCGCGCGTCTTCTTCAGCAGCTGCTTGCGCGCCTGGTCGAAGAGGACCTTGCGGCCCAGCGGGTTGTCCTCCAGCGCCACCTCCGCCCACAGCTCCTTGTTGGCCAGGCCCTGGATGAAGCCCGCCAGCCCCTTCGCCTTGCCGTTCGCGGCCACGCCCTTGAAGCCCTGGCCGTGACGGCGGTCCACCTTCAGCGTTCCTTCGGCCAGCTCCTTCGCGCGACGCACGGCGATGGCGCGGAGGATGGGCGCCGGCACCACCTCATCCACCACGCCCAGCTTCTTCGCCTTCGCGGGCTTGAGGC harbors:
- a CDS encoding glycosyltransferase family 2 protein; protein product: MAQYPSISLFFPAWNEEDYVERAVSRALEVLPALTDDFEIIVVNDASTDRTREVCEALALKVPQLRVIHHPVNLKLGGAMRTGLAASTKDIVVYSDVDLPWDMRELERALHLMSYLEADMICAFRFDRTSEGPKRIIYSFVYNMLIRSLFDIQIKDVNFSFKVMHRRVLEAMELHSQGSFIDAELVVKAIRQGFRVFQMGVDYFPRTRGVSTLASPSVITKMVRELVKLYPKMRAPQPPVHPVRLPPSVQQLHAVPPGRTARG
- a CDS encoding ChbG/HpnK family deacetylase, which translates into the protein MTRPLTRLVVNADDLGLHASLDAGILRAHRDGIVTSATLLATGPTAPEAAARAKEARLAVGLHLALSTRLPPAAPAHEVPTVAPEGRLRGSWADFARAWLTGQVRRDELARELSAQLQRARALGVTVDHLDGHQHLHLLPGVRPLVESLAAREGLPLRWPDALPRPRWLKAPGPALKATVLAVLARAAPRAPKGVRRVSAGGVFEAGMLDEAALLAVVDTLPAGDFELGCHPGEGTPHVPEDPAWRYGWQAELAALTSTRVKARLHERGIELHSYGTLFSAT
- a CDS encoding class I SAM-dependent methyltransferase, whose protein sequence is MSDLLEQALLRYDGLPVAERFHVHARAFSAPLLAMAARTPVGAVADIGCGHGLLSALLALEDPGRTVHGVDPDSRKVAWARRALAGQPNVRVEEGTVEETLARGALGRFDAAVVCDVLYLLPESKWAGFLSTVRGLLKPGGRLLLKEVEGDGSWKHRKALAQEWVMVSLLGRTKASGGMALKPRAEMTRYLKDAGFAVRDVVDLGQGYTTPHVLYVAENSVP
- a CDS encoding mannosyltransferase family protein; amino-acid sequence: MARSASRTIVLVVLSAVVACGAAATAGAWRFFHKDPSNPVVRLDEYFTMGWVAWDSSWYMRIAQEGYQFTPGQQSSVAFFPLYPLLIRAVESLGPNVYQSGVLITLLCGPLALMLFTVWARKLTDEDTALKAGLLMACYPFTLYFYGAMYSDALFVLLVVAAFLLLERGHLGPAVLVAAVATAARPVAPAVVLGLLVRRLEWKHARGEKWSAVDFLPVLSGLGFGAYMLFLWHQFGDPVAFVKVQGSPGWEQIPGWHTWLKVSWFERVVLAPQDKREAFRLAAHAFFTLLALALVWPTRKLLGWGYAVYVLAIVGLPAWSTKDFMGMGRYLLSAFPVFLTAAMLLRERPLLLRGALAVGAASLLVLSWAFGADYYVS
- the fadJ gene encoding fatty acid oxidation complex subunit alpha FadJ; protein product: MATKAEELEVKQGFSYRVEDGVAVITFDLPDSPVNTLSPETGEAFLRVMARAEREPEVKAVVFTSGKKDSFVAGAKIDFLQTIKTAEEATAISRNGQEGFDKLADFPKPVVAAIHGACLGGGLEWALACDYRIATDSPKTSLGLPEVQLGLIPGAGGTQRLPALIGVQAALDLILTGKSLKPAKAKKLGVVDEVVPAPILRAIAVRRAKELAEGTLKVDRRHGQGFKGVAANGKAKGLAGFIQGLANKELWAEVALEDNPLGRKVLFDQARKQLLKKTRGKFPAPEKALQVVRVGLESGHKAGQEAEAKAFGELVVSDVSKRLVEIFFATTALKKENGTSNPDAKPREVKKVAVLGGGLMGGGIAYVTSVLQGVPVRVKDKDDAGVGRAMKQVQSILDERVKRRSLTRREATAKSALVTAGTDYSGFKSADLVIEAVFEDLKLKHRIIAEVEAVTGDQTIFASNTSSIPITELAKGSRRPAQVIGMHYFSPVHKMPLLEIITHAGTADWVTATCVEVGRKQGKTVIVVNDGPGFYTSRILAPYLNEAAYLLAEGADIAELDRALVEFGFPVGPITLLDEVGIDVAQKVGPIMEAAFGKRMAAPKALEKVVADGRLGRKTQKGFYLYEDGKKQEVDSSIYALLPHGTERRSFDRAEMAERVVLQMVNEAIRCLGEGILRSARDGDVGAIFGLGFPPFLGGPFHYVDSRGPAEVLRKLEHYHDKLGERFAPAPHLVEMVKAGKTFYPR